A window from Mus caroli chromosome 2, CAROLI_EIJ_v1.1, whole genome shotgun sequence encodes these proteins:
- the Cdc25b gene encoding M-phase inducer phosphatase 2 isoform X2, with protein MEVPPQKSAPGSTLSPARVLGGIQRPRHLLGFEFESDGFLGSPEPTASSSPVTTLTQTMHNLAGLGSEPPKAQVGSLSFQNRLADLSLSRRTSECSLSSESSESSDAGLCMDSPSPVDPQMAERTFEQAIQAASQVIQNEQFTIKRFRSLPVRLLEHSPVLQSITNSRALDSWRKTEAGYRAAASSPGEDKENVRFQRPRWRSSRERRCLTTEWKMEVEELSPVAQSSSSLTPVERASEEDDGFVDILESDLKDDEKVPAGMENLISAPLVKKLDKEEEQDLIMFSKCQRLFRSPSMPCSVIRPILKRLERPQDRDVPVQSKRRKSVTPLEEQQLEEPKARVFRSKSLCHEIENILDSDHRGLIGDYSKAFLLQTVDGKHQDLKYISPETMVALLTGKFSNIVEKFVIVDCRYPYEYEGGHIKNAVNLPLERDAETFLLQRPIMPCSLDKRIILIFHCEFSSERGPRMCRFIRERDRAANDYPSLYYPEMYILKGGYKEFFPQHPNFCEPQDYRPMNHEAFRDELRNFRLKTRSWAGERSRRELCSRLQDQ; from the exons ATGGAGGTACCCCCGCAGAAGTCTGCGCCGGGCTCAACTCTCAGTCCTGCCCGCGTGCTGGGTGGCATTCAGCGGCCGCGCCACCTCTTGGGCTTTGAGTTTGAGTCTGATGGCTTCCTGGGGTCTCCGGAGCCTACAGCTTCCTCCTCTCCGGTTACCACTCTTACACAGACCATGCACAACCTCGCTGGGCTCGGCAG TGAGCCCCCAAAAGCTCAAGTAGGAAGCCTGTCGTTCCAGAACAGGCTGGCAGACCTATCCCTGTCCAGGCGCACCTCTGAGTGCTCCCTGTCATCTGAGTCCTCAGAATCTTCGGATGCAG GTCTGTGCATGGACTCTCCCAGCCCTGTGGACCCGCAGATGGCAGAGCGCAC GTTTGAACAGGCCATTCAGGCAGCCAGTCAGGTCATTCAAAA tgaGCAGTTTACCATAAAACGCTTCCGATCCTTACCA GTGAGGCTGCTGGAACACAGCCCGGTGCTACAGAGCATCACCAACTCCCGAGCGCTGGACAGCTGGAGGAAAACTGAAGCAGGCTACCGAGCCGCCGCCAGTAGTCctggagaggacaaagagaatgTGCGCTTCCAGAGACCAAGATGGAGGAGCTCCAGGGAGAGAAGG TGTCTTACCACTGAGTGGAAGATGGAAGTAGAGGAGCTGAGCCCTGTGGCAcagtcttcctcttccttgacTCCTGTCGAAAGGGCTTCTGAAGAAGATGACGGATTTGTGGACATCCTAGAGAGTGATTTAAAG GATGATGAGAAGGTCCCCGCAGGCATGGAGAACCTCATTAGTGCCCCACTGGTCAAAAAGCTGGATAAGGAAGAGGAACAG GATCTCATCATGTTCAGCAAGTGCCAGAGGCTCTTCCGCTCCCCATCCATGCCATGCAGTGTGATCCGACCCATCCTCAAGAGGCTAGAGCGGCCCCAGGACCGGGATGTGCCTGTCCAGAGCAAGCGCAGGAAAAGTGTGacacccctggaagagcagcagcttGAAGAACCT AAGGCCCGTGTCTTTCGCTCAAAGTCGCTGTGTCATGAGATTGAGAACATCCTGGATAGTGACCACCGTGGACTGATCGGAGATTACTCTAAG GCCTTCCTCCTGCAGACTGTGGATGGCAAACACCAAGACCTCAAGTACATCTCACCAGAAACT ATGGTGGCCCTGTTGACAGGCAAGTTCAGCAACATCGTGGAGAAATTTGTCATTGTGGACTGCAGATACCCCTATGAGTATGAAGGCGGGCATATCAAG AATGCTGTGAACCTGCCCCTGGAACGGGATGCTGAGACCTTTCTGCTGCAGCGTCCCATCATGCCTTGTAGCCTGGACAAGAGAATCATCCTCATTTTCCACTGTGAATTCTCGTCTGAGCGTGGACCACGAAT GTGCCGCTTCATCAGGGAACGGGACCGTGCAGCTAACGACTACCCCAGCCTGTACTACCCGGAGATGTACATCCTCAAAGGCGGCTACAAGGAGTTCTTCCCACAGCATCCG AACTTTTGTGAGCCCCAGGACTACCGACCCATGAACCACGAGGCTTTCAGGGATGAGCTGAGGAACTTCCGCCTCAAGACGCGTAGCTGGGCTGGGGAACGGAGCAGGAGGGAACTTTGTAGCAGGCTGCAAGACCAGTGA
- the Cdc25b gene encoding M-phase inducer phosphatase 2 isoform X1, translated as MEVPPQKSAPGSTLSPARVLGGIQRPRHLLGFEFESDGFLGSPEPTASSSPVTTLTQTMHNLAGLGSEPPKAQVGSLSFQNRLADLSLSRRTSECSLSSESSESSDAGLCMDSPSPVDPQMAERTFEQAIQAASQVIQNEQFTIKRFRSLPVRLLEHSPVLQSITNSRALDSWRKTEAGYRAAASSPGEDKENDGYIFKMPQELPHSSSAQALAEWVSRRQAFTQRPSSAPDLMCLTTEWKMEVEELSPVAQSSSSLTPVERASEEDDGFVDILESDLKDDEKVPAGMENLISAPLVKKLDKEEEQDLIMFSKCQRLFRSPSMPCSVIRPILKRLERPQDRDVPVQSKRRKSVTPLEEQQLEEPKARVFRSKSLCHEIENILDSDHRGLIGDYSKAFLLQTVDGKHQDLKYISPETMVALLTGKFSNIVEKFVIVDCRYPYEYEGGHIKNAVNLPLERDAETFLLQRPIMPCSLDKRIILIFHCEFSSERGPRMCRFIRERDRAANDYPSLYYPEMYILKGGYKEFFPQHPNFCEPQDYRPMNHEAFRDELRNFRLKTRSWAGERSRRELCSRLQDQ; from the exons ATGGAGGTACCCCCGCAGAAGTCTGCGCCGGGCTCAACTCTCAGTCCTGCCCGCGTGCTGGGTGGCATTCAGCGGCCGCGCCACCTCTTGGGCTTTGAGTTTGAGTCTGATGGCTTCCTGGGGTCTCCGGAGCCTACAGCTTCCTCCTCTCCGGTTACCACTCTTACACAGACCATGCACAACCTCGCTGGGCTCGGCAG TGAGCCCCCAAAAGCTCAAGTAGGAAGCCTGTCGTTCCAGAACAGGCTGGCAGACCTATCCCTGTCCAGGCGCACCTCTGAGTGCTCCCTGTCATCTGAGTCCTCAGAATCTTCGGATGCAG GTCTGTGCATGGACTCTCCCAGCCCTGTGGACCCGCAGATGGCAGAGCGCAC GTTTGAACAGGCCATTCAGGCAGCCAGTCAGGTCATTCAAAA tgaGCAGTTTACCATAAAACGCTTCCGATCCTTACCA GTGAGGCTGCTGGAACACAGCCCGGTGCTACAGAGCATCACCAACTCCCGAGCGCTGGACAGCTGGAGGAAAACTGAAGCAGGCTACCGAGCCGCCGCCAGTAGTCctggagaggacaaagagaat GATGGATATATCTTCAAGATGCCACAGGAGCTCCCTCATTCCAGCTCTGCCCAAGCTTTGGCAGAATGGGTCAGCCGCAGACAGGCCTTTACCCAGAGGCCCAGCTCAGCCCCTGACTTGATG TGTCTTACCACTGAGTGGAAGATGGAAGTAGAGGAGCTGAGCCCTGTGGCAcagtcttcctcttccttgacTCCTGTCGAAAGGGCTTCTGAAGAAGATGACGGATTTGTGGACATCCTAGAGAGTGATTTAAAG GATGATGAGAAGGTCCCCGCAGGCATGGAGAACCTCATTAGTGCCCCACTGGTCAAAAAGCTGGATAAGGAAGAGGAACAG GATCTCATCATGTTCAGCAAGTGCCAGAGGCTCTTCCGCTCCCCATCCATGCCATGCAGTGTGATCCGACCCATCCTCAAGAGGCTAGAGCGGCCCCAGGACCGGGATGTGCCTGTCCAGAGCAAGCGCAGGAAAAGTGTGacacccctggaagagcagcagcttGAAGAACCT AAGGCCCGTGTCTTTCGCTCAAAGTCGCTGTGTCATGAGATTGAGAACATCCTGGATAGTGACCACCGTGGACTGATCGGAGATTACTCTAAG GCCTTCCTCCTGCAGACTGTGGATGGCAAACACCAAGACCTCAAGTACATCTCACCAGAAACT ATGGTGGCCCTGTTGACAGGCAAGTTCAGCAACATCGTGGAGAAATTTGTCATTGTGGACTGCAGATACCCCTATGAGTATGAAGGCGGGCATATCAAG AATGCTGTGAACCTGCCCCTGGAACGGGATGCTGAGACCTTTCTGCTGCAGCGTCCCATCATGCCTTGTAGCCTGGACAAGAGAATCATCCTCATTTTCCACTGTGAATTCTCGTCTGAGCGTGGACCACGAAT GTGCCGCTTCATCAGGGAACGGGACCGTGCAGCTAACGACTACCCCAGCCTGTACTACCCGGAGATGTACATCCTCAAAGGCGGCTACAAGGAGTTCTTCCCACAGCATCCG AACTTTTGTGAGCCCCAGGACTACCGACCCATGAACCACGAGGCTTTCAGGGATGAGCTGAGGAACTTCCGCCTCAAGACGCGTAGCTGGGCTGGGGAACGGAGCAGGAGGGAACTTTGTAGCAGGCTGCAAGACCAGTGA